One Roseomonas gilardii subsp. gilardii genomic region harbors:
- a CDS encoding carbonic anhydrase, producing the protein MLAGLGALAALPMVAPVRRALAAEAVPKTSLTSDQALDLMKKGNDEFVAGEPHRGLLGRERRLELAHGQAPFCILVGCSDSRVPPELLFNRGLGELFIVRNAGNTVDTAALGSIEYGIGVLGCPLVIVLGHESCGAVAAAIDVVRKNATFPGVIGEMVQPIIPAALAVRDEKGEMPLTAAVHENARRVAKRLKTQSVVVQQAAAQGRLRVVAAYYRLADGDVEWFEEI; encoded by the coding sequence ATGCTCGCCGGACTTGGCGCGCTGGCGGCACTGCCCATGGTGGCGCCGGTCCGGCGCGCCCTGGCGGCGGAGGCCGTGCCGAAGACCAGCCTGACCAGCGACCAGGCGCTGGATCTGATGAAGAAGGGCAATGACGAGTTCGTCGCGGGAGAGCCGCATCGCGGCCTGCTGGGACGCGAGCGGCGGCTGGAACTGGCGCATGGCCAGGCTCCCTTCTGCATCCTGGTCGGCTGTTCCGACAGCCGCGTGCCGCCGGAACTGCTGTTCAACCGCGGGCTCGGCGAGCTGTTCATCGTGCGCAATGCCGGCAACACCGTGGACACGGCGGCGCTGGGCAGCATCGAGTACGGCATCGGCGTGCTGGGCTGCCCGCTCGTGATCGTGCTGGGCCATGAGAGCTGCGGCGCCGTCGCCGCCGCGATCGACGTGGTGCGGAAGAACGCCACCTTCCCCGGCGTGATCGGCGAGATGGTGCAGCCGATCATCCCCGCCGCGCTGGCGGTCCGCGACGAGAAGGGCGAGATGCCGCTGACCGCGGCGGTGCACGAGAATGCACGCCGCGTCGCGAAGCGCCTGAAGACGCAGAGCGTGGTGGTGCAGCAGGCCGCGGCCCAGGGCAGGCTGCGGGTGGTGGCGGCCTATTACCGCCTCGCCGATGGCGACGTGGAGTGGTTCGAGGAGATCTGA
- a CDS encoding DMT family transporter: MRPYLFLLVAICGEVAGTLSLKASDGFTRLWPSAVTVLCYLLTFYMLSLAIRTIPVGVAYAIWSGLGIVMISVLSLILFRQHLDLPAMLGMALILAGVLVINVFSGTAGH; the protein is encoded by the coding sequence ATGCGCCCCTATCTTTTCCTGCTGGTGGCCATCTGCGGGGAGGTCGCGGGCACGCTGTCGCTGAAGGCTTCGGATGGCTTCACCCGCCTCTGGCCCTCAGCCGTCACGGTGCTCTGCTACCTGCTGACCTTCTACATGCTCTCGCTCGCCATCCGGACCATCCCGGTGGGCGTGGCCTATGCCATCTGGTCGGGCCTCGGCATCGTCATGATCTCGGTGCTGAGCCTGATCCTGTTCCGCCAGCATCTGGACCTGCCCGCGATGCTCGGCATGGCCCTGATCCTGGCCGGAGTGCTGGTGATCAACGTCTTCTCCGGCACGGCGGGGCACTGA
- a CDS encoding tetratricopeptide repeat protein: MSDIFDELQEEVRAERMRRLALRWGSALGVVALVAALGAGGWQGWRWYQSRQSEQAAALFLETSRAAEQPGADPAALGERFARIASGAPEGYRTLARLRAAALKAEAGDRAAALALWDAVAQDPKAGEVYRELASLMWVMHGLDSEDPGALASRVAPLSGATKPWRYSAQEMQGLVALRQGQKDEARKTFQALAADETAPQGLRDRAARLAAGLEG; the protein is encoded by the coding sequence TTGTCCGATATCTTCGACGAACTTCAGGAGGAAGTGCGCGCCGAGCGCATGCGCCGCCTCGCCCTGCGCTGGGGCAGCGCCCTGGGAGTCGTGGCCCTGGTGGCGGCCCTGGGCGCCGGCGGCTGGCAGGGCTGGCGCTGGTACCAGTCGCGCCAGTCCGAGCAGGCCGCCGCACTGTTCCTGGAGACCAGCCGCGCCGCCGAGCAGCCGGGCGCCGACCCCGCCGCGCTCGGCGAACGCTTCGCCCGGATCGCGTCCGGGGCGCCCGAGGGCTACCGCACCCTGGCGCGGCTGCGGGCCGCCGCGTTGAAGGCGGAGGCCGGGGACCGCGCCGCCGCCCTGGCGCTCTGGGACGCCGTGGCGCAGGACCCGAAGGCCGGGGAGGTCTACCGCGAGCTCGCCTCGCTGATGTGGGTGATGCACGGCCTCGACTCCGAGGACCCGGGCGCCCTGGCCAGCCGGGTCGCGCCGCTTTCCGGCGCCACGAAGCCCTGGCGCTACTCGGCCCAGGAGATGCAGGGGCTGGTGGCGCTGCGGCAGGGGCAGAAGGACGAGGCGCGCAAGACCTTCCAGGCGCTGGCCGCGGATGAGACGGCGCCGCAGGGCCTCCGCGACCGCGCGGCGCGGCTGGCGGCGGGACTAGAGGGATGA
- a CDS encoding paraquat-inducible protein A — MTARLHECPDCGLRLRLPALDPGMEARCPRCARVLRRHRVNAFSAPLALSLAGLFLYAMILTMPFLGLNLLGRERVSLVDSGVFSFAQDGYWSLAGLVFLVLVVVPGLQLILLPTVILGLHMRAPPSGMHRLFRWYMALDAWMMVEVFLFGALVSYTRLVDLAHVEIGPSAYGIAALSLVLVARNASLEPQVVWDRLEERGLVADPAAIRRGETGPGAPPRAFRAESVAAPAPGTAAPGNAAGGTTLIACHRCHRLDRVRPGAPCPRCGSRLHHRKPHSISRSWALVVAAFILYLPANYYPVMRIVTLGQGGPHTILGGVIEFLETGFWPLALIIFLASVAVPMLKLVGLMVMLTSIRRRSARHLLRRTQLYRLVEAIGRWSMIDVFVVCVLIALVRFGVLAEITAQVGAACFAGVVVVTMVAAECFDPRLMWDAAGSPAQDPDMPRRWRDEARAVASQDGPAHSSSSTGPGEAANQHGAA, encoded by the coding sequence ATGACCGCCCGCCTCCATGAATGCCCGGATTGCGGGCTGCGCCTGCGCCTGCCTGCGCTCGATCCCGGGATGGAGGCCCGCTGCCCCCGCTGCGCGCGGGTGCTGCGGCGGCACCGGGTGAATGCCTTCTCCGCCCCGCTGGCCCTGTCGCTGGCCGGCCTCTTCCTCTACGCGATGATCCTCACCATGCCCTTCCTGGGCCTGAACCTGCTGGGGCGGGAACGGGTGAGCCTCGTGGATTCGGGGGTCTTCTCCTTTGCCCAGGATGGGTACTGGAGCCTGGCTGGGCTGGTCTTCCTGGTGCTCGTCGTGGTGCCCGGGCTGCAGCTCATACTGCTGCCCACGGTGATCCTGGGCCTTCACATGCGCGCCCCGCCCTCAGGCATGCACCGGCTGTTCCGCTGGTACATGGCGCTCGACGCCTGGATGATGGTCGAGGTTTTCCTGTTCGGCGCCCTGGTCTCTTACACCAGGCTGGTGGATCTCGCGCATGTGGAGATCGGCCCCTCCGCCTATGGCATCGCCGCGCTGTCCCTGGTGCTGGTGGCGCGTAACGCCTCGCTGGAGCCGCAGGTGGTCTGGGACCGGCTGGAGGAACGCGGCCTGGTCGCCGATCCCGCCGCCATTCGGCGCGGGGAAACCGGACCCGGCGCCCCGCCCCGCGCCTTTCGGGCCGAGAGCGTGGCGGCGCCCGCGCCCGGGACGGCCGCCCCGGGAAATGCCGCCGGCGGAACCACGCTGATCGCCTGCCACCGCTGCCACCGCCTGGACCGGGTGCGGCCGGGCGCGCCCTGCCCGCGCTGCGGCAGCCGGCTGCACCATCGCAAGCCGCACAGCATCAGCCGAAGCTGGGCCCTGGTGGTGGCCGCCTTCATCCTCTACCTCCCGGCCAACTATTATCCGGTGATGCGGATCGTGACGCTGGGCCAGGGCGGGCCGCACACCATCCTGGGCGGGGTCATCGAATTCCTGGAGACGGGCTTCTGGCCGCTCGCCCTCATCATCTTCCTGGCCAGCGTCGCGGTGCCGATGCTCAAGCTGGTCGGGCTGATGGTCATGCTCACCAGCATCCGCCGCCGCTCCGCCCGCCACCTGCTGCGCCGCACCCAGCTCTACCGGCTGGTGGAGGCGATCGGGCGCTGGTCGATGATCGATGTCTTCGTGGTCTGCGTGCTGATCGCCCTGGTCCGCTTCGGCGTGCTGGCCGAGATCACCGCCCAGGTCGGCGCCGCCTGCTTCGCCGGCGTGGTGGTCGTGACCATGGTGGCGGCCGAATGCTTCGACCCGCGCCTGATGTGGGATGCCGCCGGCTCCCCGGCCCAGGATCCCGACATGCCCCGGCGCTGGCGTGACGAGGCCAGGGCGGTCGCCTCGCAGGATGGTCCCGCACACTCCTCCTCTTCCACCGGCCCCGGCGAGGCCGCCAACCAGCACGGAGCCGCATGA
- a CDS encoding dihydroorotase produces the protein MAAYDLILRGGTCVLPWGEERTDLGVRDGRIAAIGLAASDTAEEVVDCAGLHILPGLIDPHVHLRDPGQGAGPDRTVESIETGTRAAILGGITALFDMPNTNPAITTRETLYNKRAYLAGRAWCDMGLYVGATRTNIAGLAELELQPNVCAIKVFAGSSTGDLMVEDDASLEAVMRSGRRRIAYHSEDEYRLQERKPLYAAGGPHALHAEWRDVECAFLGTRRLMALAHKTRRPAHILHVSTAEELDYLKDYRDIATVELLVNHLTQAAPEAYERLGAYAVMNPPIRDARHMEAAWAAVRDGTVDCIGSDHAPHSRAAKERPWPATAAGLTGVQTLVPVMLNHVAEGRLPLARLVDLMSAGPARVYGVTGKGRLAAGYDADFTIVDLKRRRTIEESWIASPCGWTPFAGMECTGWPVMTVIRGVPVMREDEVIGAPRGEPVRFAEARGA, from the coding sequence ATGGCGGCCTATGACCTGATCCTGCGCGGCGGCACCTGTGTCCTGCCCTGGGGGGAGGAGCGGACCGATCTCGGGGTGCGCGACGGGCGGATCGCGGCGATCGGCCTCGCCGCCTCCGACACGGCGGAGGAGGTGGTGGACTGCGCCGGGCTGCATATCCTGCCCGGGCTGATCGACCCGCATGTGCATCTGCGCGACCCTGGCCAGGGCGCCGGGCCGGATAGGACGGTGGAAAGCATCGAGACGGGCACGCGCGCCGCCATCCTGGGCGGCATCACCGCGCTCTTCGACATGCCGAACACGAATCCCGCCATCACGACGCGGGAAACGCTGTACAACAAGCGCGCCTATCTCGCCGGCCGTGCCTGGTGCGACATGGGCCTCTATGTCGGCGCCACCAGGACGAACATCGCCGGCCTCGCCGAGCTGGAACTGCAGCCGAATGTCTGCGCCATCAAGGTCTTCGCCGGCTCCTCGACGGGCGACCTGATGGTGGAGGACGACGCCAGCCTGGAGGCGGTGATGCGCTCCGGCCGCCGCCGCATCGCCTATCACTCCGAGGACGAGTACCGGCTGCAGGAGCGCAAGCCGCTCTATGCCGCCGGCGGCCCCCATGCGCTGCATGCCGAATGGCGCGACGTGGAATGCGCCTTCCTCGGCACGCGGCGGTTGATGGCGCTGGCGCACAAGACGCGGCGCCCGGCGCATATCCTGCACGTCTCCACGGCGGAGGAGCTGGACTACCTCAAGGACTACCGCGACATCGCCACGGTCGAGCTGCTGGTGAACCACCTGACCCAGGCGGCACCGGAGGCTTATGAGCGGCTGGGCGCCTATGCGGTGATGAACCCGCCGATCCGCGACGCGCGCCACATGGAGGCCGCCTGGGCCGCCGTGCGCGACGGCACGGTGGACTGCATCGGCTCCGACCACGCGCCGCATTCCCGCGCGGCCAAGGAGCGCCCCTGGCCTGCCACCGCCGCCGGGCTGACCGGCGTGCAGACACTGGTGCCGGTGATGCTGAACCATGTGGCCGAGGGACGCCTGCCGCTGGCACGGCTGGTGGACCTGATGAGCGCCGGGCCCGCCCGGGTCTATGGCGTGACGGGCAAGGGGCGGCTCGCCGCCGGCTACGATGCCGATTTCACCATCGTGGACCTGAAGCGCCGCCGCACCATCGAGGAAAGCTGGATCGCCTCGCCCTGCGGCTGGACGCCTTTCGCCGGGATGGAATGCACCGGCTGGCCGGTGATGACGGTGATCCGCGGCGTGCCGGTGATGCGGGAGGACGAGGTGATCGGCGCCCCGCGCGGCGAGCCGGTGCGCTTCGCCGAGGCGCGCGGCGCCTGA
- a CDS encoding PqiC family protein yields MPHPLTRRRLGALLPATLAATGMLAGCASPSPAYYRLSALPGPALPGRGRQIQLRRVGIPGYLDRPGLVRAREGGRLAVADAESWAEPFGDMVTRVLAGNLALRLPEDSVAAEGDALRMPANILAEVQIQRFEAGPDGVVDLTAQVAVHPRNREAAGSRTLRFRVPSGAGSGTGPDAPGVVAAMDQALGQLGDSLAGMIAAMPMAASTAR; encoded by the coding sequence ATGCCCCATCCCCTCACCCGCCGCCGCCTCGGCGCCCTGCTCCCCGCCACCCTGGCGGCCACGGGCATGCTGGCGGGCTGCGCCTCGCCCAGCCCGGCCTATTACCGCCTCTCCGCCCTGCCGGGCCCGGCCCTGCCGGGGAGAGGGAGGCAGATCCAGCTTCGCCGCGTCGGCATCCCCGGCTATCTCGACCGCCCCGGGCTGGTCCGGGCGCGGGAGGGCGGGCGCCTGGCCGTGGCCGATGCGGAAAGCTGGGCCGAGCCCTTCGGCGACATGGTGACGCGCGTGCTGGCCGGGAATCTCGCCCTGCGCCTGCCGGAGGATTCGGTGGCGGCCGAGGGCGACGCGCTGCGGATGCCGGCGAACATCCTGGCCGAGGTGCAGATCCAGCGCTTCGAGGCCGGGCCGGACGGCGTGGTGGACCTCACCGCCCAGGTGGCCGTGCACCCCCGCAACCGGGAGGCCGCCGGCAGCCGGACGCTGCGCTTCCGCGTGCCTTCCGGCGCCGGGTCGGGAACGGGGCCGGATGCGCCCGGGGTGGTGGCCGCGATGGACCAGGCCCTCGGCCAGCTCGGCGATTCCCTGGCCGGGATGATCGCCGCCATGCCCATGGCGGCATCCACCGCCCGTTAA
- the metE gene encoding 5-methyltetrahydropteroyltriglutamate--homocysteine S-methyltransferase, with translation MTATSLGFPRIGARRELKTALERFWSGQADEASLRATAAALRHRHWALQREAGIDTVPCGDFSLYDHVLDTACAVGAIPPGYGWRPGEPVSLETYFALARGRGGQEEGCGCGHEHGQGTGLPALDMTKWFDTNYHNLTPVFRPGQDFAPTGFPAVESFEEARQAGFAARPVLLGPVSFLLLGRMAEGDGDPLDLLPGLLPVYAETLRRLAAAGARWVQMDEPCLVLDLGDKARAAYQSAYQALAGVAPPLSLLLTTYFGGLRDNLDLALRLPVEGLHLDLVRAPEQLAPALRAAPARMVLSLGLVDGRNVWRTDLRRAFGLLREAAANRRPEALLVAPSCSLLHSPIDLEQETALDPELRGWMAFARQKLEEVAILARGLREGPGTIEPALRDSDARQESRRASPRLHDPAVAARLAAGSAADATRQAPFPERQAAQRARLRLPPYPTTSIGSLPQTAEIRAARARFRRGELDEAGYEDFLRGRIVEAIRWQEEAGIDMPVHGEFERNDMVEHFAEHLSGYAVTKHGWVQSYGSRCVKPPILYGDVSRPAPMTVRWSAYAQSLTARPVKGMLTGPVTMMQWAFVRDDIPAATVRRQLAYALRDEVVELEAAGIAAVQIDEPAIREGLPLRRADREAYLHDAVECFRIAASGVGDATQIHTHMCYSEFNDIIGSIAAMDADVISIETARSRMALLEAFADFRYPNEIGPGVWDIHSPRVPEAEEMRRLLLAAAQRIPADRLWVNPDCGLKTRRWEEVRPAIANMVAAARTLRAQAAE, from the coding sequence ATGACCGCCACCAGCCTCGGCTTCCCGCGCATCGGCGCGCGGCGCGAGCTCAAGACCGCCCTCGAACGCTTCTGGTCCGGACAGGCCGACGAGGCCAGCCTGCGCGCCACCGCCGCCGCGCTGCGCCACCGCCACTGGGCCCTGCAGCGCGAGGCCGGGATCGACACCGTGCCCTGCGGCGATTTCTCGCTCTACGACCATGTGCTGGACACGGCCTGCGCCGTTGGCGCCATCCCGCCCGGATATGGCTGGCGGCCGGGGGAGCCTGTCTCGCTGGAGACCTATTTCGCCCTGGCGCGCGGGCGCGGCGGCCAGGAGGAAGGCTGCGGTTGCGGGCACGAGCACGGCCAGGGTACCGGCCTGCCGGCACTGGACATGACCAAGTGGTTCGACACGAACTACCACAACCTCACCCCGGTCTTCCGCCCGGGACAGGATTTCGCGCCGACCGGCTTCCCGGCGGTCGAGAGTTTCGAGGAGGCGCGCCAGGCGGGCTTCGCGGCCCGGCCGGTGCTGCTCGGCCCGGTCTCCTTCCTGCTGCTGGGCCGCATGGCCGAGGGGGATGGCGATCCACTGGACCTGCTGCCCGGCCTGCTGCCGGTCTATGCGGAAACGCTGCGCCGCCTCGCCGCCGCGGGAGCGCGCTGGGTGCAGATGGACGAGCCCTGCCTCGTGCTCGATCTCGGCGACAAGGCCCGGGCGGCCTATCAGTCCGCCTATCAGGCGCTGGCCGGGGTGGCACCGCCGCTCTCCCTGTTGCTGACCACCTATTTCGGCGGGCTGCGCGACAATCTCGACCTCGCCCTGCGCCTGCCGGTGGAGGGGCTGCATCTCGACCTGGTGCGCGCCCCGGAACAGCTCGCCCCGGCACTGCGCGCGGCTCCCGCACGGATGGTGCTGTCGCTCGGCCTGGTGGATGGCCGCAATGTCTGGCGCACCGATCTGCGCCGCGCCTTCGGCCTGCTGCGGGAGGCTGCGGCGAACCGGCGGCCCGAGGCGCTGCTGGTCGCCCCCTCCTGCTCCCTGCTGCACAGCCCGATCGACCTGGAGCAGGAAACAGCGCTCGATCCCGAGCTGCGCGGCTGGATGGCCTTCGCCCGGCAGAAGCTGGAGGAGGTCGCCATCCTGGCGCGCGGGCTGCGCGAAGGGCCGGGCACCATAGAGCCGGCGCTGCGGGACAGCGATGCACGGCAGGAATCCCGCCGCGCATCGCCCCGCCTGCACGACCCGGCCGTGGCGGCGCGGCTGGCGGCGGGCAGCGCCGCGGATGCCACGCGCCAAGCGCCCTTCCCCGAGCGGCAGGCGGCGCAGCGGGCGCGGCTGAGGCTGCCGCCCTATCCCACCACCAGCATCGGCTCCCTGCCGCAAACCGCGGAGATCCGCGCGGCGCGTGCCCGTTTCCGTCGGGGCGAGCTGGATGAGGCCGGCTACGAGGATTTCCTGCGCGGCCGGATCGTGGAGGCGATCCGCTGGCAGGAGGAAGCCGGGATCGACATGCCCGTGCATGGCGAGTTCGAGCGCAACGACATGGTGGAGCATTTCGCCGAGCACCTGTCGGGCTATGCGGTCACGAAGCATGGCTGGGTGCAGTCCTATGGCAGCCGCTGCGTGAAGCCGCCCATCCTCTATGGCGACGTGTCCCGCCCGGCGCCGATGACGGTGCGCTGGAGCGCCTATGCGCAGTCGCTGACGGCGCGCCCGGTGAAGGGCATGCTCACCGGCCCCGTCACCATGATGCAATGGGCCTTCGTGCGGGACGACATCCCCGCCGCCACGGTGCGCCGCCAGCTCGCCTATGCCTTGCGGGACGAGGTGGTGGAGCTGGAAGCAGCCGGGATCGCCGCCGTGCAGATCGACGAGCCGGCGATCCGCGAGGGGCTGCCGCTGCGCCGCGCCGACCGGGAGGCCTATCTGCACGACGCGGTGGAATGCTTCCGCATCGCCGCCAGCGGCGTTGGCGACGCGACGCAGATCCACACGCATATGTGCTATTCGGAGTTCAACGACATCATCGGCTCCATCGCCGCGATGGATGCGGATGTGATTTCCATCGAGACGGCCCGTTCCCGCATGGCGCTGCTGGAAGCCTTCGCCGACTTCCGCTACCCGAACGAGATCGGGCCGGGGGTCTGGGACATCCATTCCCCCCGCGTGCCGGAGGCGGAGGAAATGCGCCGCCTGCTGCTGGCCGCGGCGCAGCGCATCCCGGCGGACCGGCTCTGGGTGAACCCGGATTGCGGCCTGAAGACACGGCGCTGGGAAGAGGTGCGGCCCGCCATCGCCAATATGGTGGCGGCCGCGCGCACGCTCCGCGCCCAGGCGGCGGAATGA
- a CDS encoding intermembrane transport protein PqiB, whose product MSGTEPPSGGMSREPIPGQSPDSPREARIRHRRFSAIWLIPIVAALVTGYLGWRTFSDRGPLITVSFGNADGLTAGQTPVRYKSVQVGMVEAIHLTEDLRRVETRIRMDRAVGDHISDHSRFWVVRPRFTGASVSGLETIVSGSYIEFDPGEPGTQQRRFTGLENPPGRRSDEPGRDFVLRARRLGPIDRGSPVFFRDVEVGQVLSYNPPGIDGSFTLHIFVRAPYSDYVRKGSRFWNASGVNLRLGAEGVRLELESARALLAGGIAFDTPSQLRDQPPAPEEESFTLYSDLESAIAATSENRLAFLVYFDGSVRGLSPGAPALLRGIRIGSVLDVNLEYDQQEDHFRVPVHIAIEPDRISFPAGRPTREVRAMAEEMVAKGLRAQLISGSLLTGQLVVSMDFMPDAPPAQVRMQGEEIVLPSIGGGTDNIMAAVSNIAGKLDRFPIEEIGRNLNGALASVNGVVGGPELRNALNALSSSLGSARDLIRKADGGMTPLLRRLPAIADNLDQTVAHASTAIRSIERGYGGDSEVNREMERLMSQLTDTARSIRLLADFLNRHPEALIRGRTGAATER is encoded by the coding sequence ATGAGCGGAACAGAACCACCCTCCGGCGGCATGTCGCGCGAACCGATCCCCGGCCAGAGCCCCGACAGCCCACGCGAGGCACGCATCCGTCACCGCCGCTTTTCCGCGATCTGGCTGATCCCGATCGTGGCGGCGCTGGTCACCGGTTATCTCGGCTGGCGCACCTTCTCCGACCGCGGGCCGCTGATCACCGTCAGCTTCGGCAACGCGGACGGGCTGACCGCCGGGCAGACGCCGGTGCGCTACAAATCCGTGCAGGTCGGCATGGTGGAAGCCATCCATCTCACCGAGGACCTCCGGCGCGTGGAGACCCGGATCCGCATGGACCGGGCGGTCGGCGACCATATCAGCGACCATAGCCGCTTCTGGGTGGTGCGGCCGCGCTTCACCGGCGCCAGTGTTTCCGGCCTGGAGACCATCGTGTCCGGCAGCTACATCGAGTTCGACCCGGGCGAGCCGGGCACGCAGCAGCGCCGCTTCACCGGGCTGGAGAACCCGCCCGGCCGCCGCTCCGACGAACCGGGCCGCGACTTCGTCCTGCGGGCGCGGCGCCTGGGCCCGATCGACCGGGGCTCGCCGGTCTTCTTCCGCGATGTCGAGGTCGGGCAGGTGCTCAGCTACAACCCGCCCGGGATCGACGGCAGCTTCACCCTGCACATCTTCGTGCGCGCGCCCTACAGTGACTATGTCCGCAAGGGCTCCCGCTTCTGGAACGCCTCCGGCGTCAATCTCCGCCTGGGCGCCGAGGGCGTGCGGCTGGAACTGGAAAGCGCCCGGGCGCTGCTCGCCGGCGGCATCGCCTTCGACACCCCGTCGCAGTTGCGCGACCAGCCGCCGGCGCCGGAGGAGGAGAGCTTCACCCTCTACAGCGACCTGGAATCCGCCATCGCCGCGACCTCGGAGAACCGGCTCGCCTTCCTGGTCTATTTCGACGGATCGGTGCGCGGCCTCTCGCCCGGCGCACCGGCACTGCTGCGCGGCATCCGGATCGGCAGCGTCCTCGACGTCAACCTGGAATACGACCAGCAGGAGGACCACTTCCGGGTGCCTGTGCATATCGCCATCGAGCCGGACCGCATTTCCTTCCCCGCCGGCCGCCCGACGCGGGAGGTGCGCGCCATGGCCGAGGAGATGGTGGCCAAGGGGCTGCGCGCCCAGCTCATCAGCGGCAGCCTGCTCACCGGGCAGCTCGTCGTCTCCATGGACTTCATGCCGGATGCCCCGCCCGCCCAGGTGCGCATGCAGGGCGAGGAGATCGTGCTGCCCAGCATCGGCGGCGGCACCGACAACATCATGGCGGCGGTCAGCAACATCGCGGGCAAGCTCGACCGCTTCCCGATCGAGGAGATCGGCCGGAACCTGAACGGTGCCCTGGCCTCGGTGAACGGGGTGGTCGGCGGGCCGGAGCTGCGCAACGCCCTCAACGCGCTCAGCAGCAGCCTGGGCTCGGCGCGCGACCTGATCCGCAAGGCCGATGGCGGCATGACACCGCTGCTGCGCCGCCTGCCCGCCATCGCCGACAACCTCGACCAGACGGTGGCCCACGCCAGCACCGCCATCCGCTCCATCGAACGCGGCTATGGCGGCGATTCCGAGGTGAACCGCGAGATGGAACGCCTGATGTCGCAGCTCACCGACACCGCCCGTTCCATCCGCCTGCTGGCCGATTTCCTGAACCGGCATCCGGAGGCGCTGATCCGCGGCCGGACCGGCGCCGCCACCGAGCGATAG